The Bradyrhizobium diazoefficiens genome contains the following window.
AAGTCGGAGGCTGACCGCAAGAAGGGTTGCACCAAACCACCTAAGCCGGGCAGTGCGGCCGGCGGTTGCGCCTTCGACGGCGCCAAGATCGCGCTGCAGCCGTTCACCGATGTGGCCCATCTGGTGCACGGACCCATCGCCTGTGAGGGCAATTCCTGGGACAACCGCGGTGCAGCTTCGTCCGGGGCCAGCATCTGGCGCACCGGCTTCACCACTGACATGAACGAAACCGATATCGTGTTCGGCGGCGAGAAGCGACTTTACAAGGCGATCAGGGAGATCTTGGCGAAATACGATCCGGCGGCGATCTTCGTCTATCAGACCTGCATTCCCGCCATGATCGGCGACGACATCAATGCCGTCTGCAAAGCGGCTTCCCGGAAGTTCGGCAAGCCCGTGATTCCGGTCAATTCGCCAGGCTTCGTAGGGTCGAAAAACCTCGGCAATAAGCTTGCGGGGCAAGCACTGCTTGATCATGTCATCGGCACCGAAGAGCCGGACCACACCACGTCCTGCGACATTAACCTGATCGGCGAATACAACCTCTCGGGCGAATTGTGGCAGGTCAAGCCGCTGTTGGACGAGCTCGGCATCCGCATCCTCTCCTGCATTTCCGGAGACGGGAAATATCGCGAAGTCGCCTCATCGCATCGGGCGCGCGCCGCCATGCTGGTCTGTTCGAAGTCGATGATCAATGTGGCGCGCAAGATGCAAGAGCGCTATGGCATCCCGTTCTTCGAAGGCTCGTTCTACGGCATCCAGGACTCCAGCGACGCACTGCGCAACATTGCACGCGTTTTGGTCGCGCGCGGGGGCCCGGAAGATCTGATCGGCCGGACCGAGGCCGTCATAGCGCGGGAGGAGGCGCGCGCGTGGGCGAAAATCGGATCCTACAGGCCGCGCCTTGCCGGCAAGAGGGCACTTCTCATCACAGGTGGCGTGAAATCCTGGTCCGTGCTGGCCGCGTTGCAGGAGGCCGGCCTCGAGCTGGTCGGCACCAGCGTCAAAAAATCCACAAAAGAAGACAAGCAGCGCATCAAGCAGCGGATGGGGCAGGACGCCCATATGATCGACGACATGGCGCCACGGGATATGTACAGGATGCTGAAGGCCGCAAAAGCGGACATCATGCTCTCCGGCGGCAAGTCGCAATTCGTCGCGCTGAAGGCGGCGATGCCCTGGCTCGACATCAACCAGGAGCGCTCTCATGCCTATATGGGCTATTTGGGGATCGTGAACCTGGTCGAGGAGATCGACAAGGCGCTGTTCAATCCGATGTGGGAGCAACTGCGCCGGCCGGCCCCATGGGACGGGATCGCCAAGGATGGCCAGCCCATGCGCTTGGCCCTTGCGCAGAGCGAGGGACAGCCCGCCGAGACCGCAAAAACCCCGGCGCTCATGGAGGCGAGCCGCCGCGCGAAAAAGGTTTGCCTCTGCAACAAAGTCGATCGAGGAACGATCGAAGATGCAATCCACGTGCACGGTCTGACGAGCGTCGAGGGTGTCAGAGAGCACGCCGACGCATACGGCGGCTGCTGCAGGAGCCGGATCCAGGACATCCTGAAGGCGATGTCGGTCTCGCAGCCGCCTGCCATGCGGCAGGCCGCGGAATAGGACGGCGTCATGGCTCTCGTCAGCACGCCGAGCAAGGCCTGCACGGTCAACCCGCTGAAGATGAGCCAGCCCATCGGCGGCGCATTCGCGTTCATGGGCCTGCGCGGGGCGATGCCGCTTCTGCACGGTTCGCAAGGCTGCACGTCGTTCGGGCTCACGCTGTTCGTGCGGCATTTCAAGGAACCGGTCCCGCTGCAGACCACCGCGATGAGCGAGGTGACAACCGTGCTCGGCGGGTTTGAAAATATCGAGCAAGCCATCCTCAACATCCACCATCGAGCCAAGCCGGCGATCATCGGGATCTGCTCGACCGGGATAACGGAAACGAACGGCGACGATATCGACGGCTACATCAAGCTGATCCGCAAGAAGCATCCGCAACTCGCCACATTTCCCCTGGTCCATGTCTCGACGCCCGATTTCAAGGATGCGTTCCAGGACGGCTGGGAAAAGGCAGTGGCGCGCATGGTCGAGGTGCTTGTCAGCGCGCCGACGATCGCGGCAGAGCGCGATCCCGCGCGGGTGAATGTCCTGCCCGGATGTCACCTGACGCCCGCGGACCTCGATGAGGTCAGAACGATTCTGGAGGATTTCGGGCTCAAGCCACGCTTCCTGCCTGACCTAGCGGGATCGCTGGACGGGCATATCCCCGAGGAGTTTACGTCAACGACCATCGGCGGCATCGGCATTGAGGAAATTGCCAGCATGGGCCAGTCCGGCTGGACCATTGCCATCGGTGCGCAGATGCGGCGGGCGGCAGAAGCCATGCAGACCAGGACCGGGGTGCCGTTTCGCCTGTTCGAGCGATTGTGTGGCCTCATCCCCAACGATGAATTCATCGCGTTCTTGAGCGAGATCTCCGGCCGCCCTGTGCCAACCAAATATCGGCGCCAGCGCGGACAGCTCGCCGATGCGATGCTGGACGCCCATTTCCATATCGGCGGCCGTAAGCTCGCGATCGGTGCCGAGCCTGACCTCTTGTTCGACTTCTCCAGCATGCTGCACGACATGGGCGCGCAGGTCACGGCGGCCGTGACGACCACGCCCTCGCCCGTGCTGGAGCGGATAAGGACGGAGGAGGTGCTGATCGGCGATCTTGAGGATCTGGAAGAGCGCGCCCGGAGAGCGAATTGCGATCTATTGATCACGCATTCGCATGGCCGCCAAGCGGCGGAACGGCTCAAGATCCCGTTTCATCGCGCGGGATTTCCGATGTTCGACCGCCTTGGCGCAGCACACCAGCTGTCCGTTGGGTATCGCGGCACGCGCGATCTGATCTTCCATCTCGCCAACTTGGTCATCGCCGACCGCGAGGAAAATCATAAACCCTGCCCCGATAGCTGGCGGGCCTCAACGCCGCCTCTCAAGTCCGGACGCAGCTTCACCGACGCAACAGAGAGGTCGATTGCATGAAGGTCGCATTCGCTACCCAGGATTTGAGGCGCGTCGATGCCCATTTCGGCTGGGCCAAGAACATTGTCATCTATGACGTCGGCCCGGACGGGCACGTCTTTCTGAAGGCGGTGCAGTTCGATGGCGATCTCAGGGAAGACGGCAACGAGGATAAGCTCGCGCCCAAGATCGAGGTGATCAAGGATTGCGCCATCCTCTATGTCGTTGCGATTGGCGGCTCCGGCGCTGCGCGGGTGGTGGCGAATAAAATCCATCCCATCAAGGTGAATAAGCCCGAGAACATCCTGGCGCTGCTCGAAAAGCTCCAACGGATGCTGAACGGGACGCCGCCCCCCTGGATCCGCAAGGCCCTGGCGAAGGCCAAGGAGCGCAGGTTCGATTTCGAGGAATGAGGATCACATGACTGAGGCCGCAGAAGCGAGGCAAGCCGATACTGCTCTTGACGCGCCGTTCGTCAAACAGCTGGTCAAGATCTGGCGCGCTGAGGACAGCCATGGGACATGGGAGGGCAAGAGCGATCTCGATTTGCTCGAGCCCTATATCCTGGATAAGGAGACGCGGCACGCGCTGCCGATCGTGGGCGATCCAGATCCAGACACGGTGTGGCGCGTGGAGCTGTTCTTCAACGCGGTCGCGCTCTCGATCGAGAAGGCGGCCGGCGTGATGATCCAGCCGATGCTGAAGATGCATCATGAAGGCTTTGGCCGAATGGTGCTGATCGGAGGCCGCCTGATCGTCGTCAATAAGCAGCTGCGCGACGTGCATCGCTTCGGGTTCGAAAATCTTGCGAAGCTCGCCGCCGAGGGTGAAAAGTATGTCGCAGACGGGGTCGGGATGATCCGGAAATTTCCGGACGCTGCGAATTATTGAGGGCGGCACATGAGCGAACTTGAAAGGCTGAAGGCAGACATCAAGAAGCTGTCAGACAAGGCGACACAGGCCAAGATGGACCTGCACGACCTGTCAGAGGAGCTGCCGCTCAACTGGCACTCGATCATGGCGGTGGCGCAAAGAGCACATGAGGCGTTTGCCGAGCTCGAGAAAAAGCGCGAGGATCTCAAGGCGCAGGAAAGGGCGTAAAGGTATACAAGCATGTCATTTGTAACGCGCGACGGCCGCGGCTGGATGCCCGATTATCTCGTCTCGATCGATTCCGGAAAATGCATCGGATGCGGACGCTGCTTCAAGGTCTGTGGTCGCCATGTCATGATATTAAAAGGGATCAACGAAGAGGGCGATCTTATCGAACTTGACAGCGACGAGGACGATGAGATCGAAAAGAAGATCATGGTGATGAATGATGAGGGCGCCTGTATCGGCTGCGGCGCCTGCGCCCGGGTCTGTCCGACCAACTGCCAGACTCACGCGCCCGCCGCGGAAGGGGCTTGACGGCCGCCTCCGTTCGTCTGTGCAGGACAAGGACGGACACTCGGTGCGAGAGCGCGGGCGAGAGAATTCCGGTGGTCGCAACTTCACGCCGCGCCTTCGGTGGCGCAACTTGGCGAAACCCGCGGACAATAGCTGACCCGCTTCGATGAGCATCCGAACGCACGAACATGCTCGTCTCCTCCGACGAAGGCCTAGTGATGATGTCCGGTCGCAAAGGTATGCTCACTTCAGGTGGGAATGATCAATGGGAGGGGCGGAAAAGACCGGCGAGGACTAACCTCGACGAAGGGCTTGCCAAGCGAATGGGCCAATGGAGGTTGTCTCCATGCGCGGCGCGGATGACACCACCGCCGTGGTCGTCGTCTCGCCGCATCAGGTAAACGGGACCATTCGCTCCTCGGACTGAAGCTCCCGGTGGCCTTGCGGCGGCGGAGTCTTTGCGCAGATCGCGCTCAGAACTCGGCAGCCGCCTCTGGCGTGGTACTCGCGGCTGAATCCACCAACGGACTAGGGTCTGTTGAGATTCAGGATTCACAGAACGGAATGTCCGTGATTCAAGCTCCGAAAGGAGTTTGGCATGCCCCGATTCGTTCTGACAGATGCTCAATGGGCGAAGATGGAGCCGGTTTGTTTGGGCAAGCCGAGGGACCCCGGCCGCAGTGGAAGCGATAACCGTCTGTTTCTGGAAGCTGTACTGTGGATCGCCCGCACGGGCAGCCCATGGCGGGATCTGCCGCCGACGTTCGGCAACTGGAATACCGTGTTCAAACGCTATCGCGACTGGGTGAAAGCCGGTGTTTTCAAGCGGATCTTCGATGCCGTATCGGATGATCCGGACATGGAGTTCGCCATGGTCGACGCGACCATCGTCAAGGTTCACCGCCACGGGCAGGGAGCAAAAGGGGGACCAAAAATCAGGCCATCGGCAAGTCAAAAGGCGGCTGGACCACCAAAATCCTCGCGCTGACTGACGCGCTCGGGAATCTGGTGCGGTTCATCCTGCTCCCCGGCCATCGCTTTGACACCGTCGGCGTCGTGCCCCTGATCAAGGATATCGAGTTCGGTGGCTTGATCGCCGACAAGGCTTTTGATTCCAACTGGATCATCGAAGACTTGAACGAACGCAAGGCCAAGATCGTCATCTCGCAACATCAAAGGCGCGCTCAGCCTCTCGACATCGACAAAGACATTTACAAATGGCGTCACTTGATCGAAAATTTCTTCGGCAAGCTCAAGGAATTCAAACGCATAGCAATGCGTTGCGACAAGACAGACAGCAGCTTCGAGGCCATGATTTACCTCGCCACCGCTGTAATCCATTCCAGATGAATCTCAACAGACCCTAGTCTAGAAGAATACTGATGTCGACACCAAGACGTTCAGGGCATGTCCGGTTTGGCGTGAATATGTGATGGTTGTCGGGTTATTGATGTAGAGCAGGCCGAGCGTTGCATAGACGCCCGGCGCCAGCCGCGCGGTGTATCTGCCCCAGATCGCCGTGCTATCGCGATGGACGAGATCGCCCTTAGCCAAGGCGGCATCGACGGCAAGATGGCTCCAAGCGGTGTTGGTGGCAGCAATGGCGATCTGATCACCGGGCCGGCTGCTGAATAGTCCTTTCGCATAAACACGAAGCTCGAGATAGCGGCTGACCTTGTTGACATCAGACGGAGCGTACATGGCGGAGAACCCACCATAGAGTCCCCGCGCTGGCGAACCCTCGGCATCGGATTGCCAAAACTGTCGGTCCACTGCCAAGTAATAGGCGCTGTTCGCGTCGGCTCTCGGTTGGCTCGGATCCGCCAAGTTCGGATAGCGGCTGTCGTTGAAACCGATTCCAGCCCGCAACCAGGTCTCGGGCAATCCCGGAGCCGCCTTGGCCTTGTATCCAAATTCATCAAGCAACAAAATGCCGGCATTGGCCGCGCGCCAGTTCAAGCCGGTGGGATTTTCGCTCATGTGCGCCAATTGTCCATCCGGACTGACGGAGCGCTGGATCGAAATCTTGTTGTAGAGGCGATCGTCAAGATTGTACTTCACGTTGAGAGCCGGCGTCGGCGCGGAATTGTTGCTCATTCCAGCTTGGGACAAGATGACCGGCGTCGGTCCGAACGGATTCATTCCCAAGAATTCGTCATGATTTCGGAGGTAACCCATCTTGAGTTCGAGCTTCCTGTCGAAGAACGTCTGGTAATAGGCGATTGTATTGATTCCCACTCGATCTGGCCCGGCGGGCTTCCAGGTCCAATATTGTTGCTCGGCTCCGACGGTTATCTGACCATCAGCAATTCCAAATCGGCCGAGATCGTAGGTCACGATCATGGAATTTACGGTACCGAATGTCGGACTCTCGCCAATATACCGCTGATTGAAGATGGTGCTCTTGGATGCACTCGGCATTCGGTTGTCGATCAAGCTGTTTTGCGTCCAGCCCACATAGCCGATCCCGAGATCCGCCAGCGCGGACCTCACCCCGCCCTTGTCTTGATCGATCGTATCCGCAGGCCCGGGTATATTGAGCCAAATGCCTTTCTCACGCAGGTTATCGAACTTCGCGAACGGGGCGATCCTGTCTGGGGCCCTGGTCTCAGCAACTTTGCCTGGATGATCGTGCCTCGATTCAGGGGCATTGATCGGTTGTGCCGGCGCCGAGCGGGCGGCGAGAGGCGCTGTTCGTTTGAGCCGACGGCTTCGGACACTGATGGTCGCGCCGCTCTGCTTTTGAATTGCTGGTCCAGGAGCATCACCCGGCGCCTCGCTCCTGGTGTCTGATGCTTTCTCAGCACCTGCCAAGGCCGAGCCGCAGACGAGACTCGCCGCAAAGGATACGGCGACGGCAAGCCCGGTCTGCGACATGGTTGATTGAGCGAAGACCGGAGCCGCAGCCGAGCGAGTGCGAACCCTCATCGCCACGCCCGCATGCGAGCTGAGTTTCCCCTCCTTGTTGCTGGCCTTGATAGAGTGTGCGCCGACCAGATTGGTCCGGAGCTCACTCGCAAAACCCGGAAGCTGCTGCGTCAGAAAGCGCGACACGGACGCGCATGAGAAAAGGGAGATCGCGGTCGAAGAGGTCATCGCTGCAGCCGCCGGAAATGGACATTGTTCAATGCCGACAGCGGACTACGCTCGTGGATGCTGTAAGAGCAAACGAGCGGAAGAGACTGCGTCGGCGGGATCTTTGACGTCTCTGGGGAGCCTTAAGCGACCTAAGCGGACGGCTCCTTGGCGGGGTTTATGCGCATCGAGCTCAATCGACCATCGGTGCTGACGGGCACCTCGCCAGCGACGGTGGCACGGCGAACGACACGACGCTGGTCGCCGTAATCCCTGACCGCATAATGTTGCGTGGCGCGGTTGTCCCAGATCGCCACATCGCCCACCTTCCAACTCCACCGCACGGTGTTTTCGGGCGCGGTGATATGGGACTGGAAAAGGGTGATTAGCCTCTGGCCATCATATTTCGGGATGCCAACCAACCGTTGCACCACGTCGCCGAGCACCAGCGCGCGTTCTCCGGTTTCAGGATGGACACGCACGACGGGATGCTCGGTCTCATAGACCGTCCTGGCGAACACCTCGTCGAGATGCTTTTTGTCGGCCTCGCTGTTGGCCATGACGGAGTAGTCGAACGCATTGCTGTGAACCGCCCAGAGTTCGTCGGCAAGCCGTTGCAGAGGCGCGGAGAGGTCCAGATAGGCGGTCGCGGTGTTTGACCAGATCGTATCGCCGCCAAATTGGGGGATCACAACGCCTCGCAGGACCGCGATTTTAGGATAAGCCTCGAAGAAGGTCCCGTCGCTGTGCCAGAGGTCGGCTCGGCGAGGGGGGCGCGCGGAATCAAGCTCGATCATCGATACCGTTCCCTCGATGGCAGCGAGTATCGGATACGCCATAAGCGTTCCGAAACGAAGGGCAAAGCGCTCCTGCTCTGCGTTGTCGAGATGGCCCTGATCGCGAAAGAAGAGAACCTTGTGCTCGAGCAGCAGGCTGTTGATCGCGGTAATTGTCTCCGCCGGCAAATCGCCGGACAGCTTGAAGTTCCTGATTTCAGCGCCGATCCGCGCCGCGCGCTTTGCGATGTCGGCTTGCGGAATGATACTGTCGATCGAGGATATCTTGGTCATGCTGGCATTCTCCCGAAAACGCATCTGTTCGCAAAACCAACCTTTTGGGCCGGGACGCGAATAAGTAAGTCGCAGAATCGGACGGCACATGCAGGCGGCATCAAATTCCGCTGCTATGGACCCGTTGCTGCGCGCTTCGCGCGATATCAACGAGATCACGTTTGACCTACACGACGCTGATTTTCCTGCCGTTTGACATGCCCGGTCACCTCGAACAATTGCGAAGATTGGTAGTTGACCGAGACGCAAGCCTATCCACATTCACGCGAGATCGACGACGGAATGCCGCTGTCAGGCTCGTTGTATCCCCATGGGCCATATCTCAGCACCCGGGGCAGTAGAAGAGCTGAGGATCTCATTGTATTACCTGGCCGCTGGCGTTTGACGATGTTGCATTGGCCCAAGTAGCGATACAGCGACATTCCTAGCGAATATGATCTTCATCAGGTGCGTGTGGAGCGAGTACCACGAGCAAGCATTGCCGACACAAGGGTGTTTCTCGATCGCGTGCTATTCCTTCGAGAAGGTCAAATGCATGCGGCGGTGAGCCGGATCATGCAGGCGCCGCTCAAGAACCGCAGATTCAGCTTTTGCTGGTTCGGATGTCCTTCTGGCCCCGGCCGTTGGATGATGTTCAACACCGAGCCAAAGCGACGTCGGTTCGGAACGTAACGGGCGCGACTTGCGACAACGCCGGTTGTTGGACCGCTGCAACCGGCCCTCGTGCGCGCGAAATCGAATTGCGATGTGGTTCTATTGGGCGGCAGCATCATCCATATCGCGCTCGCGAACGACGCCGGCCACAACTGAGAATAAAAAGGCCCGCACGGCGGAGCCCCGTGCGGGCCTTCCTGGAATCAGTCAATCTGGTTACCTCCGCCAGTCTGTACCGATCCAAGCTCGCAGGGAACGAAAGGCCTGCAAAAGCTGGACGTCGTCACGCGGTGCAGCAGTTCCGCATCTTCCTGTGTCTGAGGCAGAGAGGATTGCTAAGGACGGCGGCGATTTAGCTGGCCGCCTGACAATCCGCTTTAGAGTATGAAATGGAGAGGATGAATGGGCTCCCAGGACAGGAATGGATCGGTGAGGCGGCTGAGAAGGGACCACGCCAGCTTCGCAAACCGGTTACGCTCGCGGCTGTCGCTGTTCGCTTCTTGGCTGAATAGTCCAATGACCGTGTCACGTTCGTGATGGGACGCCGAATTCAACCCGCCGTGAGCTTCGAAGTCGCGCGGCTTTGTGGCCACACCTTCGCATCGAGCGATCAGGAGGAGCGCCTGGATGTCCAGCGGCTTGGTGGCGTCGTGCTTGGCTGCAGTCATGGAGAATGATCCCTCTAGCTAAGACAATGCCTCCGGTTTCGGAGGCGCGATACGCGATGCAAATTGCTTGCCGAACGGAATGTGGTGCTTGACCGGCGAATCCAAAAATGGCGCGCAGGGTATTGCAACGCCTCGTAAGCCCGTCGTTAGGAACCCTACAGCGTACCCTGCGGTAATCGAGGTGAGAAAGAGAGAAGCGTACGCATTGTGACATGCGAGCAGAATTTGCACGGCCGCCTCTTGTCTGAAAGGGTTGAGGACTTTCAGAATCTGACCCTCAGACTAGAGACGTTCCGATGGCTCGGGCCAGCCCTGTCCTCCGACGCACGATCGAGAAGACGACTTTCCGGAATTTACCGCCGACGAGGCGGCGCCAATCAAGACGTCCGGGGTTCGTCTAGATGACGGGATGTACTCACTCAGAGCCTGTAACAACCGCGTTACCGGCACCGGAAGGAACGCGTTGTGCCCCAGTCAACTACTAACCTTAGTAATTGATCGTTTCGGCGCACACATGGCAATCGTGGCGGCATGACGCTGCGCATGTCATGCGTCGAGGAAATCGGAATGCAATTGAGGTCTGTGCGCGCGAACGAGCCTGATGGGCATGTTGACTGGCCGTCTGCAACGACAAGGGTTACTCCAAACGCGATCGTTTTTTTATCACGCAAAGCCATGATGGATGCTCCGTCGCGATTGCCGAGCAGGCGCGCGAAGCCCTGCTTTCCGATCACTGCGATCCCTCGAAGGAGGAGTCTTGCCGCGAGCAAGACGCTATGTGTGAGAAAATGCCGAAGCTGTATGGTGGAAGAGGCGGGGCGTTCCCGATCGGCCAAGAATGCCAGGCTTCCAGGTCCGACCAACTTGGGTTGTTGGCGTCGAGCGTCTCGCTCCGCGAAGGGGTGCCGACCGAGGACCGGCGATCTCTCGCGCCTTTGCGACGCTGCGGTTAATTCAGATAGAGCAGGTTTGCGCGGTGAGATTGGCCAGATTGCGCTATGACCTCTCCAGCTGATAAACCTCCTAGCGCGATGCGGGTCGTGTTGCCCTTCGTGTTCCGGCGCTGGCTGAAGCAGCCGGGGTGTACCCTTGTCGTGGCCGGCGGACTACTAGGTGCGACCCTCGCCGATCTTTTCATGCCGGTGTTCTCGGGGCACCTGATCGATGGGCTGGCGCGCGGCCCGTCAAATTCCGACGCGCGGCATGCGACATTGATCGCATTCGGCGCTATCGTTGCGCTGGGCGCAACGTCGATGGTGCTCCGACTGATCGGCCTGCGGGCGATCGTGACGTTCACGCTGAAGATCATGTCTGACGTGGCGCAGGATGCGTTCACCCGCGTGCAGCGCTTCTCGACCGATTGGCACGCCAACTCCTTTGCGGGCTCCACGGTGCGCAAGATCACCCGCGGCATGTGGGCGCTCGATCTGTTGAACAATACCATCTTGGCGGCGCTGGCGCCTTCAGTGCTGGTGCTGATCGGATCGACAATCCTGCTCGGCGCGCATTGGACCTCGCTCGGCCTCGTGATCGCGCTCGGCACGCTCGCCTATATCACGATAACAGTGCTGTTCTCGACGCGCTACATCGCGCCGGCCGCGCGCATCTCCAATGTTTGGGACACCAAGGTCGGAGGCACGCTGGCAGATGCGCTGACATGCAATGCGGTGGTCAAGTCGTTCGGCGCCGAAACACGTGAGGATGCGCGGCTCGCCCGCGTCATCAACCGCTGGCGCGTGCGCGTGCAGCGGACCTGGCTACGCCACAATTGCACTGCCCTGTTGCAACTCTCGCTGCTGTTGTGCCTGCGCGGCTCGGTGATCGGCGGCTCAGTCCTGCTGTGGATGGCGGGGAACGCCTCGCCCGGCGACGTCACCTATGTGCTGACCAGCTACTATGTCATCCACGGCTATTTGCGTGACGTCGGCATGCACATCAACAACCTACAGCGCTCGGTCAACGATATGGACGAGCTGGTCGCCATCCACGACGAGCCGATTGGCATCGCCGACGCTGCAGGCGCGCGACCCATCGCGATCGAGGGCGGCGAGATCGTGTTCGACGACGTCACGTTCCACTATGGCGGCCATATCGCGCCGCTCTATGACGGGCTGTCGGTGACGATCCGCGCCGGCGAGCGGGTCGGTCTCGTCGGCCGCTCCGGCGCTGGCAAGACGACCTTCGTCAAGCTGGTGCAGCGGCTCCACGAAGTCTCCGATGGTTGCGTTCTGATCGACGGCCAGGACATCGCGCTGGCCACGCAGCAATCGCTGCGCAGCCAGATCGCAATCGTGCAACAGGAGCCAATCCTGTTCCACCGCTCGCTTGCCGAGAACATCGCCTATGGGCAGCCCGGCGCCGACCTGAAGGCAATCGAGCAGGCGGCGCGGCTTGCCAACGCGCACGAATTCATCCTGCGGATGCCGAGGGGCTACGGCACGCTGGTTGGCGAGCGCGGCGTCAAGCTCTCGGGCGGCGAACGGCAGCGCGTGGCGCTGGCGCGCGCCTTCCTGGCCGATGCGCCGGTGCTGATCCTGGACGAGGCGACCTCGAGCCTAGATTCGGAATCGGAGGCGCTGATCCAGCAGGCGATGGAGCGGCTCATGAAGGGCCGCACCTCGATCGTGATCGCACACCGCCTGTCGACGGTGCGCAGCCTCGATCGCATCCTGGTGTTTGATCGCGGCAATATCGTCGAGCAGGGCACGCATGTTGCCCTGACCAAGCGGCCCGGCGGCATCTATCGCGGGCTGTTCGAGAGGCAGGCCACCGAGTTCGGCCATATTTCGGCGGCGGGCTAGCCGTTGGCATCGTTTTATTGAGATCTCGGTCGTTTGAGGCGAGGTCGCTGGTGCTGAGCGGAACCTCAAACCGCCGAGTTACTGTTCTTGTGAGCGTCTGTTCAAACTGATCTTCACGCAACTGCGCATTCGCGAGAGGGACAACGTGGATATGAGCGTAGCCCATTTGACTGAGTC
Protein-coding sequences here:
- a CDS encoding NifX-associated nitrogen fixation protein translates to MTEAAEARQADTALDAPFVKQLVKIWRAEDSHGTWEGKSDLDLLEPYILDKETRHALPIVGDPDPDTVWRVELFFNAVALSIEKAAGVMIQPMLKMHHEGFGRMVLIGGRLIVVNKQLRDVHRFGFENLAKLAAEGEKYVADGVGMIRKFPDAANY
- a CDS encoding CCE_0567 family metalloprotein, which produces MSELERLKADIKKLSDKATQAKMDLHDLSEELPLNWHSIMAVAQRAHEAFAELEKKREDLKAQERA
- the nifN gene encoding nitrogenase iron-molybdenum cofactor biosynthesis protein NifN, encoding MALVSTPSKACTVNPLKMSQPIGGAFAFMGLRGAMPLLHGSQGCTSFGLTLFVRHFKEPVPLQTTAMSEVTTVLGGFENIEQAILNIHHRAKPAIIGICSTGITETNGDDIDGYIKLIRKKHPQLATFPLVHVSTPDFKDAFQDGWEKAVARMVEVLVSAPTIAAERDPARVNVLPGCHLTPADLDEVRTILEDFGLKPRFLPDLAGSLDGHIPEEFTSTTIGGIGIEEIASMGQSGWTIAIGAQMRRAAEAMQTRTGVPFRLFERLCGLIPNDEFIAFLSEISGRPVPTKYRRQRGQLADAMLDAHFHIGGRKLAIGAEPDLLFDFSSMLHDMGAQVTAAVTTTPSPVLERIRTEEVLIGDLEDLEERARRANCDLLITHSHGRQAAERLKIPFHRAGFPMFDRLGAAHQLSVGYRGTRDLIFHLANLVIADREENHKPCPDSWRASTPPLKSGRSFTDATERSIA
- a CDS encoding carbohydrate porin, producing MTSSTAISLFSCASVSRFLTQQLPGFASELRTNLVGAHSIKASNKEGKLSSHAGVAMRVRTRSAAAPVFAQSTMSQTGLAVAVSFAASLVCGSALAGAEKASDTRSEAPGDAPGPAIQKQSGATISVRSRRLKRTAPLAARSAPAQPINAPESRHDHPGKVAETRAPDRIAPFAKFDNLREKGIWLNIPGPADTIDQDKGGVRSALADLGIGYVGWTQNSLIDNRMPSASKSTIFNQRYIGESPTFGTVNSMIVTYDLGRFGIADGQITVGAEQQYWTWKPAGPDRVGINTIAYYQTFFDRKLELKMGYLRNHDEFLGMNPFGPTPVILSQAGMSNNSAPTPALNVKYNLDDRLYNKISIQRSVSPDGQLAHMSENPTGLNWRAANAGILLLDEFGYKAKAAPGLPETWLRAGIGFNDSRYPNLADPSQPRADANSAYYLAVDRQFWQSDAEGSPARGLYGGFSAMYAPSDVNKVSRYLELRVYAKGLFSSRPGDQIAIAATNTAWSHLAVDAALAKGDLVHRDSTAIWGRYTARLAPGVYATLGLLYINNPTTITYSRQTGHALNVLVSTSVFF
- the nifE gene encoding nitrogenase iron-molybdenum cofactor biosynthesis protein NifE, whose translation is MSSLSARILDVFNEPGCAKNADKSEADRKKGCTKPPKPGSAAGGCAFDGAKIALQPFTDVAHLVHGPIACEGNSWDNRGAASSGASIWRTGFTTDMNETDIVFGGEKRLYKAIREILAKYDPAAIFVYQTCIPAMIGDDINAVCKAASRKFGKPVIPVNSPGFVGSKNLGNKLAGQALLDHVIGTEEPDHTTSCDINLIGEYNLSGELWQVKPLLDELGIRILSCISGDGKYREVASSHRARAAMLVCSKSMINVARKMQERYGIPFFEGSFYGIQDSSDALRNIARVLVARGGPEDLIGRTEAVIAREEARAWAKIGSYRPRLAGKRALLITGGVKSWSVLAALQEAGLELVGTSVKKSTKEDKQRIKQRMGQDAHMIDDMAPRDMYRMLKAAKADIMLSGGKSQFVALKAAMPWLDINQERSHAYMGYLGIVNLVEEIDKALFNPMWEQLRRPAPWDGIAKDGQPMRLALAQSEGQPAETAKTPALMEASRRAKKVCLCNKVDRGTIEDAIHVHGLTSVEGVREHADAYGGCCRSRIQDILKAMSVSQPPAMRQAAE
- a CDS encoding TauD/TfdA family dioxygenase, which produces MTKISSIDSIIPQADIAKRAARIGAEIRNFKLSGDLPAETITAINSLLLEHKVLFFRDQGHLDNAEQERFALRFGTLMAYPILAAIEGTVSMIELDSARPPRRADLWHSDGTFFEAYPKIAVLRGVVIPQFGGDTIWSNTATAYLDLSAPLQRLADELWAVHSNAFDYSVMANSEADKKHLDEVFARTVYETEHPVVRVHPETGERALVLGDVVQRLVGIPKYDGQRLITLFQSHITAPENTVRWSWKVGDVAIWDNRATQHYAVRDYGDQRRVVRRATVAGEVPVSTDGRLSSMRINPAKEPSA
- the nifX gene encoding nitrogen fixation protein NifX: MKVAFATQDLRRVDAHFGWAKNIVIYDVGPDGHVFLKAVQFDGDLREDGNEDKLAPKIEVIKDCAILYVVAIGGSGAARVVANKIHPIKVNKPENILALLEKLQRMLNGTPPPWIRKALAKAKERRFDFEE
- the fdxB gene encoding ferredoxin III, nif-specific; this translates as MSFVTRDGRGWMPDYLVSIDSGKCIGCGRCFKVCGRHVMILKGINEEGDLIELDSDEDDEIEKKIMVMNDEGACIGCGACARVCPTNCQTHAPAAEGA